The genome window CCACTCACCTCAACTCGATGACCCTAAAAACCGACTTGTCATCGAAGAATGCCAACTTCCTTTGATTGACTTGAGTGGTCTAAGCAATCACGACGAAACGGTTCGCCGAGCTTGTGTTGCAGCCATATGTGGGGCATCATCAGAATGGGGATTTTTCCAAGTGTTGAACCATGGGATTAGCCCTCAACTAGTTGAGAAAATGAGAAGTGAACAAGTGAAGTTGTTCAAAATACCCTTTGAAAGGAAAGCTAGCTGTGGACTTTTGAATAATTCTTACAGATGGGGAAGTCCTAGGGCTACCTGTCCTAAACAGTTCTCATGGTCTGAGGCTTTCCATGTCCCTCTTACCAAGGTTTCAGATGAAGCTTGTTATGGAGAGTTTATATCTTTAAGGTAATACTAACATGGACGCAATTAATAATATGTCTAAACTGCTAAAAACACAGCCATAACATTGCGTTGCAGCCGCTGTTTGCATCCCAAGTGCTAACAAATAAAACGTTATCCTCTGGTTTTCTACAGGGCAGTGATGATAGAATTTGCAGCTGCCATGTCGAAACTTGCAGGACTTCTAGGAAGCATTTTGACAGCGAATTTGGGACATGGAAAGGAAGTGATCAAGAATTTATGCGACGAAGGCACCTGCTTCCTTCGCCTGAACCACTACCCGGCCTGTCCGATATCTCCGGAGATTTTGGGTTTAGTATGCCACACCGATAGTGATTTCCTCACAATTCTATGTCAAGATCAGGTAGGAGGACTTCAACTCATGAAGGACTCCAAGTGGGTAACTGTCAAACCTAACCGAGATGCTCTTATAGTCAACATTGGCGACCTCTTACAGGTAAAAGAAACTAAAGCAGAAATATCCCATGTGAGTGGAATCAACTTTTCATTCACTGTGTGTATAGTTATCTAATTCACACCTAAAATTCTACAGGCATGGAGCAATGGTGTTTACAAAAGCGTGGAGCATAAGGTGGTGACTAATGCAAAGATGGAGAGATACTCCATAGCTTATTTCCTGTGCCCCTCTTACGATTCTTCGATTGGGAGCTTCAAAGAACCTTCAATCTACAGAAAATTTACTTTCAGGGAATATAGAGACCAAGTTCAAGAAGATGTAAGGAAAACCGGCTACAAGGTTGGCCTTCCACGGTTTCTAGTTAGTGGGAGAGGGGATTTATTGACAGGAAGCATGGAGTAAAAACCAGGTATATGTATAACAAGCATCACAGTCAACAGTGTTCCTTGCAAAAGTTTTAGCCTTTAGGAATCTAAATAGGCAGAAGGTAACAAGCAAAGAAACGgagagaaaagatgaaaaaaataaaacctaaagcTATCCTAAGACATTTCCAGAAGAAAAAACCAAATGTGTTCGTTGTACTAATATAAGGTTTTGTCATCAATAGTATATAACTTAAGACTCTTATTTTGGATCCGACCGACTGGTACTGTTGTGCTTTTCGTCTTAATAGTGATACatgctaaaattttatgatcATGGAGGATTAACTTATAACGATCGAATATAATCATGGACATACCTGCCTGCTGGATATTCCAGAAATTATTCTAGAGGATGTGAACTAATTTTTGAGATCTAGAGATGCCTGGTTAATGCTCATTTTCAAGCTTTAAGGCATAACTAATgggtaagaaaatatttatcaacTTGCAAAAGTCTGGTATTTCAACTTCGGATGGGTTATACCCACTTACTTTATCATCATAAAAGCTGAATAGCATGCCTTAAATGGACAAAGGGTAAATGCTGATACACATGAGGAGAAAGAAGAAGCAAATGTCCAAGCTAAGAGGATCAATGAAATCAATTCAATAATAGATGAACATATCCTAAAATCATGTTGAAAACTTACTTCAACCACAAGAACTTGGGGGATGGAACTAGTTTGGCATATCCTAACTCTAATCAAGCCAAGTAAAGAAAGCAACTTGACACAATATACCACCCAAGTCTGCAAtgattttaaagaaagaaaatgacttaaggACGTCCATTCACCTTGTGATGTCAACTCCACAGCATCTGACATTCACATGGCATGCTCTCTACCAAGGAGTGACCAAATTCTGTGATTCAGAACTACATAAATTTGGGTCATTTTGTCCTGGCTCCC of Gossypium raimondii isolate GPD5lz chromosome 3, ASM2569854v1, whole genome shotgun sequence contains these proteins:
- the LOC105794311 gene encoding gibberellin 2-beta-dioxygenase 6, with amino-acid sequence MTNSDPPLLNHYGALFSSHSPQLDDPKNRLVIEECQLPLIDLSGLSNHDETVRRACVAAICGASSEWGFFQVLNHGISPQLVEKMRSEQVKLFKIPFERKASCGLLNNSYRWGSPRATCPKQFSWSEAFHVPLTKVSDEACYGEFISLRAVMIEFAAAMSKLAGLLGSILTANLGHGKEVIKNLCDEGTCFLRLNHYPACPISPEILGLVCHTDSDFLTILCQDQVGGLQLMKDSKWVTVKPNRDALIVNIGDLLQAWSNGVYKSVEHKVVTNAKMERYSIAYFLCPSYDSSIGSFKEPSIYRKFTFREYRDQVQEDVRKTGYKVGLPRFLVSGRGDLLTGSME